In a single window of the Thunnus maccoyii chromosome 7, fThuMac1.1, whole genome shotgun sequence genome:
- the dmap1 gene encoding DNA methyltransferase 1-associated protein 1 isoform X1: protein MATGADVRDILELAGGDNDGPISKKDLINSDKKKTKKTTETLTFKRPEGMHREVYALLYSDKKDAPPLLPSDTTQGYRTVKAKLGCKKVRPWKWMPFTNPARRDGAIFHHWRRVAEEGKDYPFARFNKTVQVPVYSEQEYQMHLHDDGWTKAETDHLFDLCKRFDLRFIVVHDRYDYQQYRKRSVEDLKERYYSICGKLTKVRAASGTEPKIYIFDAGHERRRKEQLGKLFNRTPEQVAEEEYLIQELRKIETRKKEREKKAQDLQKLIKAADTTTELRRAEKRVSKKKLPQKRETEKPSFLLQAVPETAGIKFPDFKSAGVTLRSQRMKLPSSVGQKKIKAIEQILMEQGVDLNPMPTEEIVQMFNELRSDLVLLYELKQAHSNCEYEQQMLRHRYEALLKAGSGGGCGGSIGLGPAATLQGGDTNVNNSTTASTPGGEAQTWPSADDIKVEAKEQIIDVVGAPLTPNSRKRRESASSSSSVKKVKKP, encoded by the exons ATGGCTACCGGTGCTGATGTGAGGGACATACTGGAGTTGGCCGGAGGGGATAATGATGGCCCCATCAGCAAAAAGGACCTTATCAACTCAGACAAG aaaaaaaccAAGAAGACAACTGAAACGTTGACCTTCAAGAGACCAGAGGGAATGCACCGAGAAGTCTATGCTTTGCTGTATTCAGATAAGAA AGATGCTCCCCCTCTGCTGCCAAGTGATACTACTCAGGGCTACAGGACAGTCAAAGCGAAGCTGGGCTGTAAGAAGGTGCGTCCCTGGAAATGGATGCCCTTCACCAATCCAGCTCGCAGGGATGGGGCCATATTCCACCACTGGCGACGTGTGGCTGAGGAGGGCAAAGACTACCCGTTTGCCCGCTTCAATAAG ACAGTGCAGGTGCCAGTGTACTCTGAGCAGGAGTATCAGATGCATCTCCATGACGATGGCTGGACTAAAGCAGAGACAGACCACCTGTTCGACCTGTGCAAGCGCTTTGACCTGCGCTTCATAGTTGTCCATGACCGTTATGACTACCAGCAATACAGA AAACGTTCTGTGGAAGACCTGAAAGAACGGTATTATAGTATTTGTGGTAAGCTGACCAAGGTCCGTGCAGCTTCAGGAACAGAGCCTAAGATTTACATCTTTGATGCCGGCCATGAAAGGCGCCGCAAAGAACAACTGGGGAAGCTCTTCAATCGCACACCTGAACAA gTGGCAGAAGAGGAATATCTTATTCAAGAGCTAAGAAAGATTGAGACTAGGAAGAAAGAGCGAGAGAAGAAGGCCCAGGATCTGCAGAAACTCATTAAAGCAGCTGACACAACTACAGAGTTGAGGCGAGCTGAAAAGAGAGTTTCCAAGAAGAAGCTCccacaaaaaagagaaacagaaaaaccg TCATTTCTTCTTCAGGCTGTACCAGAGACAGCAGGCATCAAATTCCCTGATTTTAAATCGGCGGGAGTCACCCTGCGCAGCCAGAGG ATGAAACTACCAAGCTCGGTGGGCCAGAAGAAGATCAAGGCCATTGAGCAGATCCTGATGGAGCAAGGAGTGG ATCTCAACCCCATGCCGACAGAAGAGATTGTACAGATGTTCAATGAGCTGCGTAGTGACCTGGTGCTGCTCTACGAGCTGAAGCAGGCCCACAGCAATTGTGAGTATGAACAACAGATGCTGCGTCACCGCTACGAGGCCCTGCTGAAGGCCGGCAGCGGAGGCGGGTGTGGCGGAAGTATAGGATTGGGGCCAGCTGCCACACTGCAGGGTGGGGATACCAATGTCAACAACAGCACCACAGCATCCACACCAGGCGGGGAAGCCCAGACCTGGCCCAGCGCAGATGACATCAAGGTGGAAGCCAAAGAGCAGATCATTGATGTGGTAGGAGCGCCGCTAACCCCCAACTCA CGCAAACGTAGAGAATCGGCATCCAGCTCGTCGTCGGTGAAAAAGGTGAAGAAGCCTTGA
- the dmap1 gene encoding DNA methyltransferase 1-associated protein 1 isoform X2: MATGADVRDILELAGGDNDGPISKKDLINSDKKKTKKTTETLTFKRPEGMHREVYALLYSDKKDAPPLLPSDTTQGYRTVKAKLGCKKVRPWKWMPFTNPARRDGAIFHHWRRVAEEGKDYPFARFNKTVQVPVYSEQEYQMHLHDDGWTKAETDHLFDLCKRFDLRFIVVHDRYDYQQYRKRSVEDLKERYYSICGKLTKVRAASGTEPKIYIFDAGHERRRKEQLGKLFNRTPEQVAEEEYLIQELRKIETRKKEREKKAQDLQKLIKAADTTTELRRAEKRVSKKKLPQKRETEKPAVPETAGIKFPDFKSAGVTLRSQRMKLPSSVGQKKIKAIEQILMEQGVDLNPMPTEEIVQMFNELRSDLVLLYELKQAHSNCEYEQQMLRHRYEALLKAGSGGGCGGSIGLGPAATLQGGDTNVNNSTTASTPGGEAQTWPSADDIKVEAKEQIIDVVGAPLTPNSRKRRESASSSSSVKKVKKP, encoded by the exons ATGGCTACCGGTGCTGATGTGAGGGACATACTGGAGTTGGCCGGAGGGGATAATGATGGCCCCATCAGCAAAAAGGACCTTATCAACTCAGACAAG aaaaaaaccAAGAAGACAACTGAAACGTTGACCTTCAAGAGACCAGAGGGAATGCACCGAGAAGTCTATGCTTTGCTGTATTCAGATAAGAA AGATGCTCCCCCTCTGCTGCCAAGTGATACTACTCAGGGCTACAGGACAGTCAAAGCGAAGCTGGGCTGTAAGAAGGTGCGTCCCTGGAAATGGATGCCCTTCACCAATCCAGCTCGCAGGGATGGGGCCATATTCCACCACTGGCGACGTGTGGCTGAGGAGGGCAAAGACTACCCGTTTGCCCGCTTCAATAAG ACAGTGCAGGTGCCAGTGTACTCTGAGCAGGAGTATCAGATGCATCTCCATGACGATGGCTGGACTAAAGCAGAGACAGACCACCTGTTCGACCTGTGCAAGCGCTTTGACCTGCGCTTCATAGTTGTCCATGACCGTTATGACTACCAGCAATACAGA AAACGTTCTGTGGAAGACCTGAAAGAACGGTATTATAGTATTTGTGGTAAGCTGACCAAGGTCCGTGCAGCTTCAGGAACAGAGCCTAAGATTTACATCTTTGATGCCGGCCATGAAAGGCGCCGCAAAGAACAACTGGGGAAGCTCTTCAATCGCACACCTGAACAA gTGGCAGAAGAGGAATATCTTATTCAAGAGCTAAGAAAGATTGAGACTAGGAAGAAAGAGCGAGAGAAGAAGGCCCAGGATCTGCAGAAACTCATTAAAGCAGCTGACACAACTACAGAGTTGAGGCGAGCTGAAAAGAGAGTTTCCAAGAAGAAGCTCccacaaaaaagagaaacagaaaaaccg GCTGTACCAGAGACAGCAGGCATCAAATTCCCTGATTTTAAATCGGCGGGAGTCACCCTGCGCAGCCAGAGG ATGAAACTACCAAGCTCGGTGGGCCAGAAGAAGATCAAGGCCATTGAGCAGATCCTGATGGAGCAAGGAGTGG ATCTCAACCCCATGCCGACAGAAGAGATTGTACAGATGTTCAATGAGCTGCGTAGTGACCTGGTGCTGCTCTACGAGCTGAAGCAGGCCCACAGCAATTGTGAGTATGAACAACAGATGCTGCGTCACCGCTACGAGGCCCTGCTGAAGGCCGGCAGCGGAGGCGGGTGTGGCGGAAGTATAGGATTGGGGCCAGCTGCCACACTGCAGGGTGGGGATACCAATGTCAACAACAGCACCACAGCATCCACACCAGGCGGGGAAGCCCAGACCTGGCCCAGCGCAGATGACATCAAGGTGGAAGCCAAAGAGCAGATCATTGATGTGGTAGGAGCGCCGCTAACCCCCAACTCA CGCAAACGTAGAGAATCGGCATCCAGCTCGTCGTCGGTGAAAAAGGTGAAGAAGCCTTGA